One Aneurinibacillus migulanus genomic region harbors:
- a CDS encoding YwhD family protein has product MDLFKGKQGGFNIISNKNQVHGGYGAGMIDLSNVSSVIVSEEEAVIDIGALHAKSAVEKGIKFSMNKEDVPNGKRYWLVWVATDMGEKGAYYAGVTACEMLVDREARRGWKILADHVNKMDYAMKRRFILDGMSEKEKQNLRELLETHKPELWENSPDELKEKLA; this is encoded by the coding sequence ATGGATTTATTTAAAGGCAAACAGGGCGGATTTAATATTATTAGCAACAAAAACCAGGTGCATGGCGGCTACGGCGCAGGGATGATCGATTTAAGCAATGTATCATCGGTTATCGTAAGTGAAGAGGAGGCCGTAATTGATATCGGTGCCCTTCATGCTAAAAGCGCGGTAGAAAAAGGCATAAAATTCTCGATGAATAAAGAAGATGTGCCGAATGGAAAACGCTACTGGCTTGTATGGGTTGCGACCGATATGGGCGAGAAAGGTGCATACTATGCAGGTGTTACGGCATGTGAGATGCTGGTCGATAGAGAAGCGCGTCGAGGATGGAAGATTCTTGCCGACCATGTTAACAAGATGGACTATGCCATGAAACGCCGCTTTATTCTGGATGGCATGAGTGAAAAAGAGAAACAAAATCTGCGTGAGTTACTGGAAACTCATAAACCGGAGCTGTGGGAAAATTCTCCGGACGAATTGAAAGAGAAATTAGCGTAA
- the speE gene encoding polyamine aminopropyltransferase produces MGGFWFTEKQTENFGITIKINKTLHTEQTEFQKLDMVETEEFGNMLFLDGMVMTSQKDEFVYHEMVAHPVLNTHPNPENVLVVGGGDGGVIREIMKHEKVKKATLVDIDGKVIEYSKKYLPEIAGELDNPRVEVKVDDGFMHIVKSKNLYDVIMVDSTEPVGPAAPLFERGFYQGIYEALKEDGMFVAQTDNPWFKADLIRKVNKDIKEIFPVAKAYYANIPTYPSGMWIFQIGSKKYDPEAVDVNSIPERETKYYTPRLHHASFILPKFVEDLVK; encoded by the coding sequence ATGGGTGGATTCTGGTTTACAGAGAAGCAAACCGAGAATTTTGGTATTACGATTAAAATCAATAAAACTTTACATACAGAACAAACCGAGTTCCAAAAGCTTGATATGGTGGAAACAGAAGAGTTTGGCAACATGCTGTTCTTAGACGGCATGGTGATGACATCGCAGAAGGATGAATTCGTTTACCATGAAATGGTAGCCCATCCGGTCTTAAATACACACCCGAACCCTGAAAACGTGCTGGTAGTCGGCGGTGGAGACGGTGGTGTCATTCGCGAGATTATGAAACATGAGAAAGTGAAAAAAGCTACGCTGGTTGATATTGACGGTAAGGTTATTGAGTATTCCAAGAAATATCTTCCTGAAATCGCAGGTGAACTCGATAATCCACGCGTAGAAGTTAAAGTAGATGACGGCTTTATGCATATCGTTAAAAGCAAAAATCTGTACGACGTAATCATGGTTGATTCTACGGAACCGGTCGGTCCGGCGGCTCCGCTGTTCGAGCGCGGCTTCTATCAGGGGATATATGAAGCGCTGAAAGAAGATGGCATGTTCGTGGCGCAGACGGATAATCCTTGGTTCAAAGCTGACCTTATCCGCAAAGTTAATAAAGATATTAAAGAGATCTTTCCGGTCGCAAAAGCGTACTATGCCAATATCCCGACGTATCCAAGTGGCATGTGGATATTCCAGATCGGTTCGAAGAAATACGATCCGGAGGCGGTTGACGTAAACAGCATCCCGGAACGTGAAACGAAGTATTACACGCCGCGCTTGCACCATGCGTCGTTCATACTTCCGAAATTCGTGGAAGACTTAGTGAAATAA
- a CDS encoding transglycosylase domain-containing protein — MEIKQEDQLIRWLRIARKAVRWLLITLVVLAALLSLFILYLRSQPLPKTDINETTTIYGADNAVIATLYKGENRVFLPLAQIPKYVQQASIAIEDRKFYEHPGFDIKRIAGAALTDLRHMAKIEGASTITMQLARNLYLNHDKTWMRKYKEALLTVQLELNYTKPELLELYLNQIYYGHAAYGIQAAAKTYFGKNASDLTLAEASMLAGIPKGPRFFSPFLNMEAAKNRQRIVLDMMVNEQYITREQANEAFAQSLKFASPEDSKGKTIAPYFRDYVVKLAKEKYGLDEEAIEHGGLKIYTTLDPVMQQKAEAAVQKYLPKDRELQAALVAIEPQTGYIRAMVGGRDYTKSQFNRTTARRQPGSALKPALYLAALENGFTPLTKIKSEPTVFTLGNDETYIPKNYGDQYMHDYITMGEAIARSDNIYAVQTHLTIGPDKMINMSKRLGIDSPLQPLPSLALGSNPVMPLEMTRMFATIANQGQKAEPLAITRILDREGKPLVETQPQIQQVISRENAFLLTHMMEKVFEPGGTGQRVHSQLHRPVAGKTGTTDYDAWLGGFTPQLAAAVWVGYDDNRKIDSFADARQAAPIWANFMEQALTGKPASVFPVPPGVIPIYVDTGSGKLASQDSKQQELMYFIPGTEPKEYYEAPKVEKKEAPKKEKSFWDKLKFWN, encoded by the coding sequence TTGGAAATCAAACAGGAGGATCAGCTTATCCGCTGGTTGCGGATCGCCAGAAAGGCGGTACGCTGGCTGCTCATCACGCTGGTTGTTCTGGCAGCGCTGCTCTCATTATTCATTCTGTACCTGCGTTCTCAACCGCTGCCCAAAACAGATATTAATGAAACGACCACTATTTATGGGGCAGACAATGCGGTTATCGCAACTCTTTATAAAGGGGAAAATCGCGTTTTTCTGCCACTTGCACAAATTCCGAAATACGTGCAACAAGCATCTATTGCCATCGAAGACCGCAAATTCTACGAGCATCCAGGCTTTGATATAAAGCGTATCGCCGGAGCAGCACTGACGGATTTGCGGCATATGGCCAAGATAGAGGGCGCCAGTACGATTACGATGCAGCTGGCCCGTAATTTGTACCTCAATCATGACAAAACATGGATGCGGAAATACAAAGAAGCATTGCTTACCGTTCAATTAGAACTAAATTACACAAAACCGGAACTTCTCGAACTATACTTGAATCAGATTTATTACGGTCATGCCGCGTACGGCATTCAGGCTGCCGCCAAAACGTATTTCGGCAAAAATGCAAGCGATTTGACGTTAGCCGAAGCGAGCATGCTGGCAGGTATCCCGAAAGGCCCGCGCTTTTTCTCGCCTTTTCTCAATATGGAGGCAGCGAAAAACAGGCAGCGCATCGTATTAGATATGATGGTAAATGAACAATACATTACACGTGAACAAGCAAATGAAGCATTCGCCCAGTCGCTCAAATTCGCTTCGCCGGAGGATAGCAAAGGCAAGACAATTGCACCTTACTTTCGCGATTATGTAGTTAAACTGGCGAAAGAAAAATATGGTTTAGACGAGGAAGCAATTGAGCACGGTGGATTGAAGATTTATACAACACTTGATCCGGTTATGCAGCAAAAAGCGGAAGCTGCTGTACAGAAGTACCTGCCGAAAGATCGAGAACTGCAGGCGGCACTTGTAGCAATCGAGCCGCAGACCGGTTATATACGGGCAATGGTCGGCGGACGTGATTATACGAAAAGTCAATTCAACCGTACAACGGCTCGCCGTCAACCCGGTTCCGCGCTGAAGCCGGCACTCTATCTGGCCGCACTGGAAAACGGCTTTACGCCGCTAACGAAAATTAAGAGTGAACCAACCGTTTTTACCCTAGGCAATGATGAGACATATATTCCGAAAAATTACGGTGATCAGTATATGCATGACTATATCACGATGGGCGAAGCCATTGCCCGCTCGGACAATATATATGCTGTGCAGACCCATCTGACCATCGGCCCGGATAAAATGATAAATATGTCTAAACGATTAGGGATAGATTCACCGCTCCAGCCACTACCTTCGCTCGCGCTCGGCAGCAATCCGGTTATGCCGTTGGAGATGACGCGTATGTTTGCAACAATTGCCAACCAGGGCCAAAAAGCCGAGCCACTCGCTATCACACGTATTCTGGATAGGGAAGGTAAGCCGCTCGTAGAGACACAGCCCCAGATACAGCAGGTAATCAGCAGGGAGAACGCATTCCTGCTAACGCATATGATGGAGAAGGTATTCGAACCAGGAGGAACCGGGCAACGGGTACATAGCCAATTACACCGCCCTGTTGCCGGGAAAACTGGAACAACCGATTATGACGCATGGCTAGGGGGATTTACGCCACAATTAGCTGCCGCTGTCTGGGTCGGCTATGATGATAACCGCAAGATCGACAGCTTTGCTGATGCACGCCAGGCGGCACCTATTTGGGCCAACTTCATGGAGCAGGCTCTTACCGGGAAACCGGCCTCTGTCTTCCCTGTCCCGCCCGGAGTCATCCCAATATATGTCGATACAGGAAGCGGAAAACTGGCAAGCCAGGACTCTAAGCAACAAGAACTAATGTATTTCATTCCAGGTACAGAACCGAAAGAATATTATGAAGCACCGAAAGTGGAAAAAAAAGAAGCACCTAAGAAAGAAAAATCATTCTGGGACAAGCTTAAATTCTGGAATTAA
- a CDS encoding HD domain-containing protein → MVGRLREEKVFKDPVHRYIHVRDRLIWDLIGASEFQRLRRIRQLGTSYVTFHGAEHSRFNHSLGVYEIMRRLLAQFEQRLLFSFSEEERLLCLSAALLHDIGHGPYSHSFEKVFHTEHEEWTRHILVGDTQVNRILHGVSSDFPHKVAAVIGKTYENPLVTSLISSQIDADRMDYLLRDTYYTGTNYGSFDIERILRVLRPHGDKLVVKHTGMHAVEDYIAARYQMYWQVYFHRVTRSAEVILRKIFERARDLYRDGYAFQWHPVHFIPLFEQSITLEQYLALDESTAMFYMNEWCNEKDEILRDLAQRFVNRRLFKYVEYAEKVESVEWKREIDELFHAVGINPSYYLGVDSPSDLPYDVYRSGEDGDRTPIYLLMPDDSLVELSKRSVIVESISGKRQYDHKLYYPLDFLEDGTRDPNIVEEIKRRLRVQQ, encoded by the coding sequence ATGGTGGGACGGTTACGGGAAGAGAAAGTATTCAAAGACCCTGTGCATCGGTACATTCATGTGCGGGATAGGCTTATCTGGGATTTAATTGGCGCAAGCGAATTTCAGCGTCTGCGGCGGATACGCCAGCTTGGCACTTCTTATGTAACATTCCACGGAGCGGAACACAGTCGATTTAACCATAGCCTCGGTGTATATGAAATTATGCGCAGACTTTTGGCGCAGTTTGAACAGCGCCTCTTGTTTTCTTTCTCTGAAGAAGAGAGGTTGCTGTGCCTGAGCGCCGCACTGCTTCATGATATCGGACATGGCCCGTATTCGCATTCATTCGAGAAAGTATTCCACACGGAACATGAAGAGTGGACCCGGCACATTCTAGTAGGGGATACGCAGGTCAATCGTATTTTGCACGGCGTCTCTAGCGATTTCCCTCACAAGGTTGCGGCGGTAATTGGAAAAACGTATGAAAATCCGCTGGTAACAAGCCTTATTTCAAGTCAGATTGACGCAGACCGGATGGATTATTTGCTGCGGGATACGTACTATACAGGAACGAACTATGGCTCTTTTGATATTGAACGAATTTTGCGGGTGCTGCGCCCACATGGAGATAAACTCGTCGTCAAGCATACGGGCATGCACGCGGTGGAAGATTATATCGCCGCTCGTTATCAAATGTACTGGCAAGTGTATTTTCACCGAGTCACGCGCAGCGCGGAAGTGATTCTTCGCAAGATTTTCGAGCGAGCGCGAGATTTGTACCGGGATGGATACGCGTTTCAGTGGCATCCAGTTCATTTTATTCCCCTATTTGAACAGAGTATCACATTGGAGCAATATTTAGCGCTGGATGAATCTACGGCGATGTTCTATATGAACGAGTGGTGTAATGAGAAAGATGAGATTCTGCGGGATTTGGCGCAGCGATTCGTTAACCGTCGCCTATTCAAATATGTAGAGTACGCGGAGAAGGTTGAAAGCGTAGAATGGAAGCGTGAGATTGATGAATTGTTCCATGCTGTCGGCATTAATCCGTCGTATTACCTGGGAGTGGATTCTCCTTCAGATTTGCCGTATGATGTTTATCGAAGCGGTGAAGATGGAGATCGAACGCCGATATATCTGTTGATGCCCGATGATAGCCTTGTAGAGCTATCAAAACGTTCCGTCATTGTGGAATCGATTTCCGGGAAACGGCAGTACGATCATAAGCTGTATTACCCGCTTGATTTTCTTGAAGATGGTACGCGCGACCCGAATATTGTGGAAGAGATTAAGCGGCGTTTGCGCGTTCAGCAATAA
- a CDS encoding TerC family protein: protein MEWLIVLLQIILINLVLSGDNAVVIALACRKLPEEHRKKAVLIGTVGAIVLRIILTLIAAYLLRVPFIEMVGGLLLLWIAIKLLRNDEEKTDIKQGASLWAAVKTIIVADFVMGLDNVLGVAGAAGGNIYLLIAGLALSIPIIVWGSTLIMSLMERFSWLIMLGAAVLGWTAGEMVTNDVFVHRMIQNNDVAELAIPFVAVIVVLVAGRMGGKLETR from the coding sequence GTGGAATGGCTTATTGTGTTGCTACAGATTATCTTAATCAATCTGGTATTAAGCGGAGATAATGCCGTCGTCATCGCACTGGCTTGCCGTAAGCTACCCGAGGAACATAGAAAGAAGGCTGTTCTAATTGGAACGGTGGGCGCGATTGTGTTGAGAATTATACTTACGCTTATTGCGGCGTATTTGTTGAGAGTTCCTTTTATCGAAATGGTCGGCGGGCTGCTTCTGTTGTGGATTGCGATTAAGCTTTTGAGAAATGACGAAGAAAAAACCGATATCAAACAAGGGGCAAGCTTATGGGCGGCAGTAAAAACGATTATTGTCGCTGACTTTGTTATGGGATTGGATAATGTGCTTGGCGTTGCGGGAGCGGCAGGCGGCAATATTTATCTTCTCATTGCCGGGCTGGCCCTTAGTATTCCGATTATCGTATGGGGAAGCACGTTGATTATGTCTTTGATGGAGAGATTCTCCTGGCTGATTATGCTCGGTGCGGCTGTGCTTGGTTGGACGGCCGGGGAGATGGTAACGAATGATGTATTCGTTCATCGAATGATTCAAAATAACGATGTTGCTGAACTGGCTATTCCGTTTGTCGCTGTTATTGTGGTGCTTGTCGCCGGACGGATGGGCGGCAAGCTGGAAACGAGATAA
- a CDS encoding stalk domain-containing protein, producing MNSLKKKVLAASLTAAISIPSLASAAVPPQESLVSLRTLGEQAGATVTWDQQTRTATVTLDGTIITVAQNSDYITVNGEKVPLLQKSQIIEDRLMVPPSVLHERLTNKKEQPKEENKNEKAATAFIESMQKGQFDKAVDTFSADLLKVMDAERMKKYWSVLPEQLNAGPLKEIGTAKTQSENAVHITVEVPLVFEKATVPFTIKLDKQGKINDFLLSLMPSAQQVAEEPTYSKNDAYTEKEVIVGDGAFALSGTLTMPKGEGPFPAIVLVQGSGSLDQDETTFALKPFRDLAHGLASQNIAVLRYNKRTFEHTAKTMFDPRHTVDKETTDDALHAVDLLANTKGIDTNRIYVLGHSQGGMMLPRILDKGADKPIAGGISMAGPAHTLPDIMLDQFDYLASLGQLPKDQLETLKKQIELLKDPNFSGENPPKEFDMGQPAFWDSIRNIEAAKMAKDQTKPLLILQGERDYQVKADTEYTTWKEELAKRDNVTYKLYPKLNHFFTEGEGKISKPEEYMTPANVPAYVINDIAAWINTTKK from the coding sequence ATGAACTCATTGAAGAAGAAAGTGCTGGCCGCTTCCCTTACCGCTGCCATCAGTATCCCATCCTTAGCTTCTGCCGCCGTTCCACCACAGGAATCGCTTGTTTCTTTGCGAACACTGGGTGAACAAGCGGGAGCAACAGTAACCTGGGATCAGCAGACTCGTACCGCCACAGTAACGCTTGATGGCACTATCATTACCGTTGCACAAAACAGCGACTACATTACGGTTAATGGTGAAAAGGTACCTCTGCTACAGAAATCTCAAATCATCGAAGATAGATTGATGGTTCCTCCTTCCGTCCTGCATGAACGACTGACTAACAAAAAAGAACAACCAAAAGAAGAGAACAAAAATGAAAAAGCAGCCACCGCCTTCATCGAGTCGATGCAAAAGGGGCAATTCGACAAAGCAGTCGATACCTTCTCCGCCGACCTGCTCAAAGTCATGGATGCAGAAAGAATGAAGAAGTACTGGAGCGTCCTTCCTGAGCAGTTAAATGCGGGTCCTCTGAAAGAAATCGGCACAGCTAAGACACAAAGTGAGAATGCGGTCCATATAACGGTAGAGGTCCCGCTCGTCTTCGAAAAAGCCACGGTACCGTTTACAATAAAGCTGGACAAGCAAGGAAAAATCAATGATTTCCTCCTATCCCTTATGCCATCAGCACAGCAAGTAGCGGAGGAACCTACATATAGCAAGAATGATGCTTATACGGAAAAAGAAGTCATAGTAGGAGACGGCGCGTTCGCACTCTCAGGTACATTGACCATGCCGAAAGGCGAAGGACCGTTCCCTGCTATTGTTCTCGTGCAAGGCTCCGGTTCACTCGATCAGGACGAAACGACATTCGCGCTTAAACCGTTCCGCGATCTGGCACACGGTCTCGCTTCGCAAAACATCGCTGTGCTACGCTATAACAAGCGAACCTTCGAACATACAGCCAAGACGATGTTCGATCCTCGGCATACTGTAGACAAAGAGACAACGGACGATGCGCTTCATGCAGTTGATCTGCTGGCAAATACAAAAGGCATCGATACAAATCGGATTTACGTGCTCGGCCATAGCCAGGGCGGCATGATGCTGCCGCGCATTCTGGACAAAGGGGCTGACAAGCCAATCGCCGGTGGAATCTCCATGGCCGGCCCAGCCCACACGCTGCCTGATATCATGCTTGACCAATTTGACTACTTGGCTTCTCTCGGTCAATTACCAAAGGATCAACTTGAAACCCTGAAAAAGCAAATCGAACTTCTGAAAGACCCGAACTTCTCCGGTGAAAACCCTCCGAAGGAGTTCGATATGGGGCAGCCCGCATTCTGGGATTCTATCCGGAACATCGAGGCCGCCAAGATGGCTAAAGATCAGACCAAGCCACTCTTAATCCTGCAGGGTGAACGCGATTATCAGGTCAAAGCTGACACGGAATATACAACCTGGAAAGAAGAGTTGGCGAAGCGCGACAATGTCACATACAAGCTCTATCCGAAGCTAAACCACTTCTTTACGGAAGGCGAAGGAAAAATAAGCAAACCGGAAGAATATATGACTCCAGCAAATGTTCCAGCGTATGTTATCAACGATATTGCAGCATGGATAAACACAACGAAAAAATAA
- the speB gene encoding agmatinase, with the protein MHFFNPSYSGHAFFEAQSTYEDARAVIYGMPMDWTTSFRPGSRFGPTRIREVSINLEDYSPYADRELGEVAYFDAGDIPLPFGSAQRSLDAIEEYVRKIVADGKFPIGLGGEHLVSLAPIKVMAERHPDLVVVHIDAHTDLREEMEGEALSHSAIIRRALDYVKPENVYQFGIRSGLKEEFEFAKERMHLHKFKVIEPLKECLEELKGRPVYVTYDIDAIDPAFAPGTGTAEPGGITSAEAIESIYLLSELNIVGFDLVEVAPVLDQSERTQILASKMIREVILTMVK; encoded by the coding sequence GTGCATTTTTTTAACCCATCTTATAGTGGTCATGCGTTCTTTGAAGCGCAGAGCACATATGAAGACGCTCGGGCGGTTATTTATGGCATGCCGATGGATTGGACGACCAGTTTCCGTCCCGGCTCCCGTTTTGGCCCAACGCGTATCCGCGAAGTGTCGATTAATCTGGAAGACTATAGCCCGTATGCGGACCGCGAACTGGGCGAGGTGGCGTACTTCGATGCTGGCGATATCCCGCTTCCATTCGGCAGCGCACAGCGCAGCCTGGATGCTATCGAAGAATATGTCCGCAAAATCGTAGCGGATGGCAAATTCCCGATCGGGCTCGGTGGTGAGCACCTTGTCAGCCTGGCCCCGATTAAAGTAATGGCAGAGAGGCATCCAGACTTGGTGGTTGTCCATATTGATGCTCATACGGACCTGCGTGAGGAAATGGAAGGCGAAGCGCTATCCCACTCCGCGATTATCCGACGTGCGCTCGATTATGTAAAGCCGGAGAACGTATATCAGTTCGGTATCCGTTCTGGTTTGAAGGAAGAATTCGAATTTGCAAAGGAGCGTATGCACCTTCATAAGTTCAAAGTAATCGAGCCGCTAAAAGAATGTCTTGAAGAATTGAAAGGGCGCCCGGTATACGTCACGTATGATATTGATGCGATAGACCCAGCATTTGCTCCAGGAACGGGAACGGCCGAACCAGGCGGTATCACGTCCGCCGAGGCGATTGAATCTATCTATCTGTTGTCTGAGCTCAATATCGTCGGCTTTGATTTGGTGGAAGTAGCACCAGTGCTCGACCAATCCGAGAGAACACAAATTCTTGCGTCTAAGATGATTCGTGAAGTTATTTTAACAATGGTAAAGTAA
- a CDS encoding RluA family pseudouridine synthase, which produces MASWKIDGKWLEYEAGAADAGLPLEVILKERLSVSGRMLQRLTRKKGLFLNRKQPFLKKKIQPGDRIRLLIADAPETTLTPVEMDISVLYEDDTVLVVNKPSGLAVHPVKEGQHHTLAHGIAYYWKQRGKPRAVRPVHRLDKDTSGAVLIACNSFVHQLLDKQLREHSIRRTYLAVISGHPGAEGETNTISEPIARDPHHPTRRRVHESGHEAVTRYRVMECFPALPGILDEGASLVEVELETGRTHQIRVHFSHLGFPLVGDTLYGGVRAEGMQRQALHAARLEFGHPVTGERHECTAPVPEDMERLLERLRQT; this is translated from the coding sequence GTGGCTGGAGTACGAGGCAGGAGCGGCAGATGCCGGGCTGCCGCTGGAAGTGATATTGAAAGAGAGACTAAGCGTGTCAGGGCGTATGCTTCAGCGACTCACAAGAAAGAAGGGTCTGTTTTTAAACAGAAAGCAACCATTCCTAAAGAAAAAGATACAGCCGGGAGATCGGATTCGCTTGCTTATCGCGGATGCGCCTGAGACGACTTTGACTCCGGTGGAGATGGATATCTCTGTACTGTATGAAGATGATACGGTATTGGTAGTGAATAAGCCGTCCGGCCTTGCTGTGCACCCGGTAAAAGAGGGGCAGCACCATACGCTGGCACATGGTATCGCCTATTACTGGAAGCAGAGAGGGAAGCCGCGCGCTGTCCGGCCCGTTCATCGATTGGATAAAGATACGAGCGGTGCGGTGCTTATCGCTTGTAATTCATTTGTTCATCAACTGTTGGATAAACAATTACGTGAACATTCGATTCGACGTACTTATCTTGCAGTAATTAGCGGACATCCGGGAGCGGAAGGGGAGACGAACACGATTTCCGAGCCGATTGCCCGCGATCCTCATCATCCGACCAGACGCCGTGTACATGAAAGTGGACATGAAGCGGTGACTCGTTACCGGGTAATGGAATGCTTTCCCGCTTTGCCGGGAATTCTGGATGAAGGCGCTTCTCTCGTAGAGGTGGAACTGGAAACAGGGCGCACGCATCAGATACGGGTTCATTTCAGTCATCTGGGCTTTCCGCTTGTGGGTGATACCTTATATGGGGGAGTGAGAGCGGAAGGAATGCAGCGCCAGGCGTTGCATGCGGCCCGGCTTGAGTTTGGTCACCCGGTAACGGGGGAAAGACATGAATGCACGGCACCTGTGCCGGAAGATATGGAGCGCTTGCTAGAGCGGCTCCGCCAAACGTAA